CGGGAGGTAGTCCCGGCAATTCTTCCGGGAATACATCCGGAAATTCGTTCACGACCTCAACGTCTTCAAGCTTCGGGAGAGTTCGTTGGGCATCTCCTACATAAGCTAAGTATGCTCTACTCCCGTTAAGTACGTACTTATAAGCTTGGACCAAGGTACACAACTTGGCTTCTACGTTTCTCTCTCCTTGAACACTTAATTGCTTTCCACTTGGAGCTTGAATAATCATTACCTTGGTTTCACAGTTAATCTCCACATGGTGTTGCgccaaccaatccatccccacgatcaTTTTGAATTCCCCCAAAACCATGGGTATCAGGTCGATGTCAAATTCTTCGTCATCTATAGTGAATTTACAATTTCTACAAACCTCATGCAACATATACATCTTGCTATCGGCTAtttctacttctaaaggcattggCATTCGTTCGATCTTAAAGGACGGATGTTGTATAATTTCATTCGAGATAAATGACATAGTAGCTCCAGTATCGAATAGAACATAAACCGGTATGGAGTTTAGTAAAAAGATACCTGAAATCACATTCGGGTGAGACTTGGCTTCTTCGGAGGTAATTTGGAACATTCTCCCTTTGGCCCTAGAACCTTCTTGTTTCTTATCTTCCTTCTTCGACTCTTGCTGGAGCTTCGGGCATTCAGatttgatgtgccctttttcgaaGCAATTAAAGCAAGTCTTTGGGCTACTCGGGCACTGATAGGACGAATGCCCCTCCTTACCGCATTTATAACACCCCTTTTTGCCCAACAGACACTCCCCAGTATGGAGCTTTCCACAAGTCTTGCAAGGAGTGATCCCAGCCTTCGACCTTTCCTTCCTCCCTTGGTCTTGAAACTTTCCTTTCTTTGATGGACTCGAGCTCGTACCTTTTTCACTTGGTCTCTTCTCACCACGTTCTTCTTGCCTTCTGATTTCAATTTCTCTATCCCGTGCCAGATTAATAAGCTCATCAAGGGTTTCACATTTCGAAGGAGTGATGAATTCCCTGAATTCTGCCTTTAGTATACCGTAAAAGCGATTGATCTTCATTCTTTCGGTTTGCACAAACTCCGcacagaacttcatcttatccaagaAAATACTAGATATCTCATTTATCGTCTCGTTTTTCTGTCGGAGGCGTAAGAAATCTTCTTGAATCTTATCGATGGCTGACTGGGGGCAATGGTACTTCATGAACGGCTCTTTAAATTCTTGCCAAGTCATTGTCTGAAGTTCGTCCTCACCTATCTCTTTACTATAAGCATCCCACCAATCCTTCGCTTGAAAAGTGAGCTGTCCCGTAGcgaacatcacttgatcctccttATCACACCGACTTCTTTTAAACACCGCCTCCATGCTTAAGATCCATCTTTGGCACATTATTGGATCGATCTTACCATCGTACGTGGTAGGTTTACATGCCATGAAATCTTTATACGTACATCGTCGTTCTTTGCCTTTATCTTTAGACCCTTCCATCAATTCTTTTAGCTCTTCGATCTTATTTGTCATCATAGCATCTACGATTCCCAAAACCCGACTTTCCACCTCTTGAGCTAATCGTGGGAGATTGGCTTGCATAACCCCTTCAGCTATTTCCGTGACTTTGCCTTCAAATACTTCTTGTCTAATcgtatcatcaccatcattagcgTTACTTGCATCAACCATCTATACAATAGCATATTTTGTTTAGTACAAATCACAAACTTTCAGTATATATCATTGTTCATTAATCAGCATTTACTTAGATCATTTCATACAATCCGGTTTATCACTTTACATTCTTACGAAATCGTTCCTATTGAAATCACCATTTGTGATTACATACTCCTTGTTAAGCCTCATATGAATTCGGTTTCGTCATAAAAGGGGTCTTTGGATAGCCCATTAACACATAACGTGTGGAACAAAAGAGTTCAGTAAATCGGCATTGcgtaagccgtcggcgacggctaacatgcccgtcggcgacgggctcttaAAATGAGCGTCGGACAGATTCACCCGTCGGCAGGGTGTTAGGGCGTCGGATGGGGgtaccccgtcggcgacgggtgtctggccgtcggcgacggcccgcCGTTTGCTTAATCGCTGCAGTTTTGTTTTTAACGCTTTAATTCTTTCTCGAGTTCGTTTTGCAGTCATATAGTACCTGGAATTCATTGTTTTGCTACCCATACTACTTATCTCACATTCTCAACTCAATTTTTATATTTCAAACTCATTACGTATACTAGTATTCATCGGGAAATTAAATTATTACCTCGTTGGCGATCTTGGAACGAGCACACCTTCGCGAGAGCCATTGGTTTGAGTTCAAGCGCTATTACTCCAgcttgaatccctcaaacctaggctctgataccaacttgttacgccccaATCTTACTATTGATTACGTATAAATAAGtaggaaaatatttttgaaatttcgacATGACCTATTCGTTTAACATCATAAACCACCTGTTTTACAAACCAAACTTAAACATTAAACATCTTTGACAGAAACCCAAAACGAACAAACAAGTCCACATTGATCACGACATGATTTCCATCTAACAAATTTTTACCCTACGACAAAATGACAACATACTAACTAGGCTTAATAACATAAGACCAAGACTTAGACCATTCAAAAAGGGTTTAACAACGGAAGCGAGAAGCGGGCGTAAACCATGTGTGCACGTTCCAAGTCGTCCAATTGCCTAAgtcgaggatttacctacattaaaCACCAAACATTAAAAAGTTAGTTTAGGCGCTTAATTAGTCCACAATGCCAACATAGTAATTACAATCATCTATATACGTCCATTTCTTATACGCATTCGACTACCCATCTAGTGAGTACTGCATACAATCTCATAAAGAGATTTAAACATATCGCATTCGACCCGATAACATCGGGTTAATTACTTTTAGCTTAAGAACCCTTCGTTCTATCCATTCAATGGATTGAACCTTATGCATACGGTTGTTTGCTTGCGTGACCACCCATTCTAGTCGGATGGTTTCATATCCTTAATTGACCTAGTTGCAAGAACCGGTCGTTTTGCTTAACTTAGCATAGTCCGTTTTTAGCTTAAACGAATCCACAAGGGATTACCATTCATTATTAACACTTCAATAATTAAACATAGAATGGTTCTTATAACAAGGATTATTCATTATAATTGCAAACGGTCAATAAAAGAAGTAAACTTTCATATGTAACGGatcatacctcgatcttgtgaaCCTTCCGTTTTCTTAGCACTTGAgccttcttccttcacgcctatacCAATACATAATTTCATTCTTTTAGTACCCCGATTTCATTTCGTTATTTCCTCTATATTACACATAATTgttctttcaagcatttcatcaaacaccttgtgtgcgtTACACCAAAtaagcataatgtacaattaTTTGAAGCATAGTTTACTAATTCAACTATATATCATCATTATTCAACCAATTTTCTTAAAATTCTTTACTCTACATCAAATTGTCTAGCATTCAAGTAATTCAAACAAGATCATACAACAAGAATACATGAATTCATAATAACTATGATACTTGTTAACCATGACACAATTTCACCAAGTGGGTTTCTTTCAATTAACTAAAATTAAGCATGGTTCCTACACTAGGGAGTGCCCTTATCATCTAAACAACACAAATCATATCATAATTTCATGGTTgggtcaaaaccctagttctacaatTTACCAATTCCagaaattcgacttaccacttGATTGGATATGGGTAACTGATCGAAATTCTACCACATGCAATTGATAATCATCGATTTTCCCTTGTCAATTTGGTGAATTTGGTGAGAACAAGGGTGAGCCCTTGTTTTTCTTGTTCCTGGTCGATCCACACACGTACAGTGTGTGGGTTTTGTGGGTTTTCCCTTAATTAACCCCTACTTATTAATATTTACCTATTACCCCCTTATGTCTTGTTACATGTGCAACTATTAACCTTAAAATCCCCTTTTTAGTATCATATTTCCATTTACCTTAAATCATATTAtgtttattattatatatcatgtttttcatttttttggggtgttacacctaagtagctgggttaaagttttaatagtagtttaacttatgaggggatcaaagagtttggacccccgccatccaatacctttgggtattgaaggaggtcctactaaatttgatccaggtcctttgcaggatctatacactgaacaatggcaagactcttaccaaaccgttcccttaacccccgaccaggtagccaacatacctccatatagaccgtggagatatgaatggtgaaaattttttattttatatagacagtaaaataatgccaagacaccacagacaaatgataaggaagaatcaccttcaacataagaaactagtaattaaagtcattaatacaaaaccaattaaaaagtgcaaaagattaaaaataaaaagtattacactaaacacttgtcttcatcaagtgatgtaagagacttaggcaaacatggcctttgattgttaagaactcttacgatcaatcttggatcccgagacgactcacacactctatgatggacaatggatgatggtggtggatgatggtgttgtgatggtggtgggtggtgggtggtgggtgaagtgtgagagaggtggtgtgccaagggatgagttgaaatggctccaagcactcctatttataggctgaaaagatgcctgggcatggccccgtgcccactgggcatggccccgtaTCCGTCTgagactctctctcttcattaattgtaattcgcaattacaataaatgtgcCTGCAGCattctgaccacgcccccgtgtccgctgggcacaaccc
The sequence above is drawn from the Helianthus annuus cultivar XRQ/B chromosome 12, HanXRQr2.0-SUNRISE, whole genome shotgun sequence genome and encodes:
- the LOC110893360 gene encoding uncharacterized protein LOC110893360; this translates as MVDASNANDGDDTIRQEVFEGKVTEIAEGVMQANLPRLAQEVESRVLGIVDAMMTNKIEELKELMEGSKDKGKERRCTYKDFMACKPTTYDGKIDPIMCQRWILSMEAVFKRSRCDKEDQVMFATGQLTFQAKDWWDAYSKEIGEDELQTMTWQEFKEPFMKYHCPQSAIDKIQEDFLRLRQKNETINEISSIFLDKMKFCAEFVQTERMKINRFYGILKAEFREFITPSKCETLDELINLARDREIEIRRQEERGEKRPSEKGTSSSPSKKGKFQDQGRKERSKAGITPCKTCGKLHTGECLLGKKGCYKCGKEGHSSYQCPSSPKTCFNCFEKGHIKSECPKLQQESKKEDKKQEGSRAKGRMFQITSEEAKSHPNVISGVKEEGSSAKKTEGSQDRGKSST